GTCGGGGAGAACGCGCCTTTGATATTTACTCCCGACTGCTGCGGGAGCGGATTATCTTTTTAGGTCAGCCCGTGGACTCGGATGTGGCTAATCTAATTGTGGCCCAGATGCTCTTTCTGGAGGCAGATGATCCGGACAAGGATATTTACCTCTACATCAATTCGCCGGGGGGATCGGTGAGCGCAGGTCTGGGGATTTTTGACACCATGAACCATATTTCCCCAGATGTGGCGACGGTTTGTCTTGGTTTAGCCGCCAGCATGGGAGCCTTTTTGCTAGCCGCTGGCACCGCCGGCAAGCGCACCAGCCTGCCCCACTCCCGCATCATGATTCACCAGCCCATTGGCGGTGCCCAGGGTCAGGCCACTGATATTGAAATCCAGGCCCAGGAAATTCTCTATACCCGTAGCCGCCTCAACCAAATCCTAGCGGACAATACGGGTCAGTCCTTAGCCCGCATTGAAGAGGACACCGATCGCGACTTCTTCATGTCCGCCGCCGAAGCCCAAACCTATGGTCTCATTGATGAGGTCATTAACCGCAAACCCTCCAGCAGTCGGCCCCTAGCGGCTGGAATCTAGGATCTTAACCCCTGGGACAGAACCGAGCATTGTTCAACAATTCGATATCTTCTTCACCAATCCCCACACCCTTAACCAGGTCAATGGTGATGCGGTGGCCTGGGGAATGTTAGATCTCAACGATCGCGATCTCCTCTATGGTCAATTTGCCCAAGAACTGGTGCAACTGTCCAGCAGTCGATCGATTTTTTTTGGCCGTGCCCAGGGAGAGTTCATTGGGGTTTCCTGTTGAGAGGAAATGGTGGACACGATCGAACAGCAGCAACACCTCCATGGTTTGGGCTGTGACTTTGCCCAAGGCTATTGGTTTAACCCGCCCCTCTCACTAGCCCAGACGGAGGATGACTGACAGGTGGCGATCAGTCCCCAGGGACAACCCAGCCTTGCCAATACAGCAATCCTCGATCGAGATTGGTAGCGAACGAGTTTAAAGGGTTGCAGTTATTTCAGGCTGAAACGATCAATCTTCGTTAAAGACCTGGTGCGGTTACGTTCGTAATAACGACTTCAGTCGTTCCCTTCCAGGAAGCTATGGACCTGAGCGACTGAAGTCGCTACTACAAACCTGAGCGACTGAAGTCGCTACTACAAACCAGAGCGACTGAAGTCGCTACTACAAACTAGAGCCTGGAGTTAACGAGTTTAAAGGGTTTCAGCTATTTCAGGCTGAAACGATCAATCTTCGTTAAAGACCTGGGACGGTTACTCAAAATCTAGGTCTTGGCAATCACCCCATGATTATCCATCAGTTGACCTTTTTCCAGAGTCCAACAGCGATCGGCGATCGGCAACAAATCCGATGGATCGTGGGTGACAATTAACAGCGTCCAATGGGCTTTGAGGCGACTGAGTAAATTAACTAACTGTTGGCGCATCGACCAATCCAAACCCGCCGTCGGTTCATCCAACAACAGCAGATAGGGTTGCCGGATCAACTGCACCGCCAAGGCGAGGCGACGCTGCTGCCCTCCACTGAGTTCATGGGGAGAGGCTTGGAGGGATAGGGTCTCCAGGCCCACTTCCGTGAGGGCTTCCGTCACGCGATCGCTGCTTAACTCCGGATGGCCCAGGCGTAGCTCTTCCAGCAAGGTACTACCACAAAAATGGCGTTCGGGAAATTGAAACACCAACCCCCCCAACTGTTGCAGATCAGCACTGGTTAAGATCTGTTCCCGCCAAAGAATCTGGCCACTGGTGGACTCCGCTAAACCCGCCATAATCTCCAGGAAGGTCGTCTTACCGGCCCCGCTGACCCCCACCACTAGCCCCAACTGTTGGGACTCCAGCACAAGGTTGAGATTCTGCAAAATGGGCCGAGGACTGGCAGGGGGATGGTAGCTAATATTATTGAGATAAAGCATGGGGTTAGGCGGATGTAGTCAGATTCGGAGTTCGTTTATCGGAGTTCGTTTATCGGAGTTCGTTTAATCCTGAGTCACCTCAGATTCTACAGGGCACCTCGCAAAATCCAAATTTTCGCCCAGTATCCCACGCAAGAATCAGGGTTGTGGCGGGCGGCTTCGCCCAACCCAATTCATCGAGGTCCCCCCTAGTTTAATGCCCTGGCTTGGAACTTACGGATGAGTCTCTACGTCCAACGGCATTACACACCAAAAGACCTGGAAATTAAGCAAATTAACGATAATTTGCAGATTGTCCAGGGCCAGGGTTGCAAACTGTCACCATCTCCCCCAAGGCAGCTCCACCAGTCTAGTACCCTGAGGCCAAGGTTGAGGCGATCGCGATCGTCAATATTATCGAAACCTGCCACGATCGCAACCCGCCACGATCGCAACCCGCCACGATCGAGAACCCCATTTAAATCCCTGAGTCTAGACCCCCTAACCTAAGTGACTGATAAATAAGTGACTGATAAAACTGACCAGAACCCCACCCACTGGCAAGGTCAGCAACCCTGACCCCTACACGACCCAAACCCCTCAGGGGCGAGGAAACCACGCCCAGTGCAGCACCTTTTGTCAGCACCTTTTATCAGTACCTTTTGCCAGTACCTTTTGCTAGTACCTTTTGCTACAGCAACCCTAAATCAGTTGTAGGCATCTCGGTGGCTGAAACCCTTGGTGTGGTGTGCCCCCTCCGGGGGCACACCACACGACCCATTTAGGATTGCTGTAGTACCTTTTGCCAGTACCTTTTGTCAGTCAACCAGCCCGCTATCTATCCCGTTAACCCCTATTGAGGCGCTGTTCATTCACCATGGCTTTACCCTTTGCCCGCCCCCTTTCCACCGCCCTAAGCCGTTCCCTAGGGCATAAAATCACCCGTTCCCTCGCCCAAACCCTGGGAACCTTAGCCTTAGTCCTAAATATCTGTGTTCCCTTTGCCAGTGCTGGGGATCCCTTCCGTAGTACTGAACCCCAACCCATTGGCGAACACACCGAAGCCGCCTTTGATGCCATGTTTGAAAATGGGGACTATGCCACCGCCATGGAGCACTTGGAGATGGCCCAATCCACAGAAGCCGGAGAACCCTTGGTTTATGCCATGTTGGCAGCTATTTCCTACCTCGATCAAGACTGGAGCCAGGTTAGTGCCTATACTCGCCAAACCCTGACGGCGGCTGAGGCACTGCAACCCACCAGTCCCCTCCGGGGCCATCTCTATACCGCCATTGGCCATTTCATGGAAGGAGCCTATGCCCTATCGCCAGCGGGGGAGGGTTCGCTGCGGGGGGTTCCCACGGCCCTCAATAAGCTCCAGGAGGTGTATGGATCCTTGAACGCAGCTAAGGCGATTAATGCCAACGATCCAGAATTGAACTTAATTCAGGGATTTATGGATTTACAAATCGCCGTCAATCTACCCTTAGCCACTCCCAAAAAAGCGATTCAGCGACTGGAAACCACGGCGGCACCCCGGTTTTTAGCAGATTGGGGCATTGCCCTCGCCTACCGGGATCTCAATCAATTACCCGATGCCCTGACGCGGGTCAATGCGGCCCTGGATAATAGCGGTAACCTCAACCCCCAGCTTTACCATCTGCGGGCACAGGTGTTGCGTAAACAGGGGGAAGGGGGTAATGCAGCTCTGTTTGATCAAGCCCGCCAGGATTTTGAACTGGCGTTGACGAAGGCGGATCAGTTACCCAAAGCGATTGCAGCGGATATTGGCTATGAGTATTGTCGCAACCAAATCACCATCGACCAAGTCGATCGCGATTGCGGAGCCTTTCGCCAAAAAATTCGCCAAGAACCGGGCACTTGGGGACCGGCATCCCTACCCAGCTTGGATGGGGGCTGACAGACTATCTCTAGCGATACCGTTGCCCCGATCGTAGCCATGCCAGAGGGCACCCCTTAGGTTACGCCGGAAGGCTAAACCACGGTCTTCCGTGCCCTGACCTCAATCTTGGATCCAGATTTTCTAGGATTGCGATCGCTAGGGTCCCGTAGGATCGGATTCCCCAGGGGGGGGACTGAGGGTGACGGGTTTGCAGCCTGGGCAGGGAGGCGCGGTGTCGAGGGCGGCGGCACGGGTGGGACGGATGAAATGGCGGCTAAACCAGGGCGATCGCAACCCCAACACCGCCGTTACCAGGAACCCCAGCAGGGCGATCGCCACTCCATTAGTCCCTGTAACCTGTAACTGCCCCAAATAGTGGCTACCCAGCACCAAGGCATGAACCGCTGCCAAAAGGAACGCCGGTAAGGTCAGTAAATGGATCCGCCGCCACAGATGTCCCAGAATCCGTTGGGCACGATCGAAACTGGTGCAGGCCGCCGGGGCCAACAGCACCAAGGCCAACGCCCCCGCCCCCATGGCCCATTGATGCTGGGGCAAGAGAAAGGTTACGGCCCGCCAATTCCACTGCCAACTATGTTCCAGCCGGTGAAGACTGTGGGCCACCGCCAGCCCAAAGCCCCCCACCCCCAGGGCGCGGCGATAGGTGAGGGGCCACGACCACCAGGGACTGAGGGGGCGAGCCACCAGGGCTAACCCCAGGCAGAGCAAGGCTCCATGGCCACTGAAGTCCGCCATGGTGTCCCCGGTTCGGGTCAGGGTCAGTAGCCCAATGATCAGGGTGATCCACCCCCCCATACGAAATAATTGACTGC
This region of Prochlorothrix hollandica PCC 9006 = CALU 1027 genomic DNA includes:
- the clpP gene encoding ATP-dependent Clp endopeptidase proteolytic subunit ClpP — its product is MIPIVVEESGRGERAFDIYSRLLRERIIFLGQPVDSDVANLIVAQMLFLEADDPDKDIYLYINSPGGSVSAGLGIFDTMNHISPDVATVCLGLAASMGAFLLAAGTAGKRTSLPHSRIMIHQPIGGAQGQATDIEIQAQEILYTRSRLNQILADNTGQSLARIEEDTDRDFFMSAAEAQTYGLIDEVINRKPSSSRPLAAGI
- a CDS encoding ABC transporter ATP-binding protein → MLYLNNISYHPPASPRPILQNLNLVLESQQLGLVVGVSGAGKTTFLEIMAGLAESTSGQILWREQILTSADLQQLGGLVFQFPERHFCGSTLLEELRLGHPELSSDRVTEALTEVGLETLSLQASPHELSGGQQRRLALAVQLIRQPYLLLLDEPTAGLDWSMRQQLVNLLSRLKAHWTLLIVTHDPSDLLPIADRCWTLEKGQLMDNHGVIAKT
- a CDS encoding Sll0314/Alr1548 family TPR repeat-containing protein gives rise to the protein MALPFARPLSTALSRSLGHKITRSLAQTLGTLALVLNICVPFASAGDPFRSTEPQPIGEHTEAAFDAMFENGDYATAMEHLEMAQSTEAGEPLVYAMLAAISYLDQDWSQVSAYTRQTLTAAEALQPTSPLRGHLYTAIGHFMEGAYALSPAGEGSLRGVPTALNKLQEVYGSLNAAKAINANDPELNLIQGFMDLQIAVNLPLATPKKAIQRLETTAAPRFLADWGIALAYRDLNQLPDALTRVNAALDNSGNLNPQLYHLRAQVLRKQGEGGNAALFDQARQDFELALTKADQLPKAIAADIGYEYCRNQITIDQVDRDCGAFRQKIRQEPGTWGPASLPSLDGG
- a CDS encoding urease accessory protein UreH domain-containing protein, which codes for MLDLFLMVSLGFLGSFGHCLGMCGPLSLAFTLPQGQGTQPPDRSQPLRFQLLLNLGRILSYGLVGAAIGWVGSVLLAGGQMAGIGSDLRRIMGWGTGGLLVWFGLGQVSPGLLPSLPLLNPMAQGRLHDRLSRTMARLGQGSSVWTPLGLGLVWGFMPCGFLYAAQIKAADSGHWLQGAATMVAFGLGTTPTLVGVGVSAGLLSRDRRSQLFRMGGWITLIIGLLTLTRTGDTMADFSGHGALLCLGLALVARPLSPWWSWPLTYRRALGVGGFGLAVAHSLHRLEHSWQWNWRAVTFLLPQHQWAMGAGALALVLLAPAACTSFDRAQRILGHLWRRIHLLTLPAFLLAAVHALVLGSHYLGQLQVTGTNGVAIALLGFLVTAVLGLRSPWFSRHFIRPTRAAALDTAPPCPGCKPVTLSPPPGESDPTGP